One genomic window of Gossypium hirsutum isolate 1008001.06 chromosome D11, Gossypium_hirsutum_v2.1, whole genome shotgun sequence includes the following:
- the LOC107913412 gene encoding serine/threonine-protein kinase SAPK2 isoform X1: MERYEILKDIGSGNFGVAKLVRDKRTGELYAVKYIERGPKIDEHVQREIMNHRSLKHPNIIKFKEVLLTPTHLAIVMEYAAGGELFERICNAGRFGEDEARFFFQQLISGVSYCHAMKICHRDLKLENTLLDGSSTPRLKICDFGYSKSSVLHSQPKSTVGTPAYIAPEVLSKKEYDGKIADVWSCGVTLYVMLVGAYPFEDPQDPRNFRKTIQRILSVHYSIPDYVRLSKDCRHLLSRIFVADPEKRITIPEIKQHPWFLKHLPKEFMGGEGGNLEKEEDEQFQSIEEVLSIIEEAREPGEGPKIGSQLLGGSMELDDLDTDADIDDIETSGDFVCALQV; this comes from the exons ATGGAGCGTTATGAGATACTGAAAGATATTGGATCAGGGAACTTTGGTGTTGCTAAGCTGGTTAGGGATAAAAGGACTGGTGAGCTTTATGCTGTCAAGTATATTGAAAGAGGCCCCAAG ATTGATGAGCATGTGCAAAGGGAGATTATGAACCATAGGTCTTTGAAGCAtccaaatataataaaattcaaagaG GTCCTGTTAACACCAACTCATCTTGCCATAGTCATGGAATATGCAGCTGGTGGAGAACTTTTTGAAAGAATATGCAACGCTGGTAGATTTGGTGAAGATGAG GCAAGGTTTTTCTTTCAACAACTGATATCAGGAGTGAGTTATTGCCATGCAATG AAAATTTGTCATAGAGATCTTAAGCTGGAAAACACTCTATTAGATGGGAGCAGTACACCCAGACTAAAAATATGTGACTTCGGCTACTCTAAG TCGAGTGTGTTACATTCCCAGCCCAAATCAACTGTAGGAACCCCAGCCTATATTGCACCGGAGGTCTTGTCCAAAAAAGAATATGATGGGAAG attgcAGATGTTTGGTCATGTGGGGTTACTTTGTATGTCATGCTGGTTGGCGCTTATCCTTTTGAAGACCCTCAAGATCCAAGAAACTTTAGAAAAACAATTCAG CGGATTCTGAGTGTCCACTATTCTATTCCTGATTATGTTCGACTTTCAAAGGATTGCAGACATCTCCTATCAAGGATTTTCGTAGCAGACCCTGAAAAG AGAATAACCATACCAGAAATCAAGCAGCATCCCTGGTTTTTAAAGCACTTGCCAAAGGAATTCATGGGAGGAGAGGGAGGAAACCTggaaaaggaagaagatgaacagtttCAAAGTATTGAAGAAGTGTTGTCTATAATTGAAGAGGCTAGAGAACCTGGTGAGGGTCCAAAAATTGGGAGTCAATTACTTGGTGGTAGTATGGAGCTTGATGACTTAGATACTGATGCAGATATAGATGATATAGAGACAAGTGGTGATTTTGTCTGTGCATTGCAAGtatga
- the LOC107913412 gene encoding serine/threonine-protein kinase SAPK2 isoform X2 gives MERYEILKDIGSGNFGVAKLVRDKRTGELYAVKYIERGPKIDEHVQREIMNHRSLKHPNIIKFKEVLLTPTHLAIVMEYAAGGELFERICNAGRFGEDEARFFFQQLISGKICHRDLKLENTLLDGSSTPRLKICDFGYSKSSVLHSQPKSTVGTPAYIAPEVLSKKEYDGKIADVWSCGVTLYVMLVGAYPFEDPQDPRNFRKTIQRILSVHYSIPDYVRLSKDCRHLLSRIFVADPEKRITIPEIKQHPWFLKHLPKEFMGGEGGNLEKEEDEQFQSIEEVLSIIEEAREPGEGPKIGSQLLGGSMELDDLDTDADIDDIETSGDFVCALQV, from the exons ATGGAGCGTTATGAGATACTGAAAGATATTGGATCAGGGAACTTTGGTGTTGCTAAGCTGGTTAGGGATAAAAGGACTGGTGAGCTTTATGCTGTCAAGTATATTGAAAGAGGCCCCAAG ATTGATGAGCATGTGCAAAGGGAGATTATGAACCATAGGTCTTTGAAGCAtccaaatataataaaattcaaagaG GTCCTGTTAACACCAACTCATCTTGCCATAGTCATGGAATATGCAGCTGGTGGAGAACTTTTTGAAAGAATATGCAACGCTGGTAGATTTGGTGAAGATGAG GCAAGGTTTTTCTTTCAACAACTGATATCAGGA AAAATTTGTCATAGAGATCTTAAGCTGGAAAACACTCTATTAGATGGGAGCAGTACACCCAGACTAAAAATATGTGACTTCGGCTACTCTAAG TCGAGTGTGTTACATTCCCAGCCCAAATCAACTGTAGGAACCCCAGCCTATATTGCACCGGAGGTCTTGTCCAAAAAAGAATATGATGGGAAG attgcAGATGTTTGGTCATGTGGGGTTACTTTGTATGTCATGCTGGTTGGCGCTTATCCTTTTGAAGACCCTCAAGATCCAAGAAACTTTAGAAAAACAATTCAG CGGATTCTGAGTGTCCACTATTCTATTCCTGATTATGTTCGACTTTCAAAGGATTGCAGACATCTCCTATCAAGGATTTTCGTAGCAGACCCTGAAAAG AGAATAACCATACCAGAAATCAAGCAGCATCCCTGGTTTTTAAAGCACTTGCCAAAGGAATTCATGGGAGGAGAGGGAGGAAACCTggaaaaggaagaagatgaacagtttCAAAGTATTGAAGAAGTGTTGTCTATAATTGAAGAGGCTAGAGAACCTGGTGAGGGTCCAAAAATTGGGAGTCAATTACTTGGTGGTAGTATGGAGCTTGATGACTTAGATACTGATGCAGATATAGATGATATAGAGACAAGTGGTGATTTTGTCTGTGCATTGCAAGtatga